The Saprospiraceae bacterium genome includes a window with the following:
- a CDS encoding gliding motility-associated C-terminal domain-containing protein, with protein sequence MVSTKFIWLNISFVLAFSQILCSQTFNGLGNVVFPPSGTTGISQSPNQVSGVGVIGGCTLIDNVTINLNHTWTGDIAILLIAPDGTFIELSSGNGGPQDNYTNTVFTDFATINIVNGAPPFTGSFNPEGRQNTNLNPPYPNGGTPGTFTFANTFNGVNADGTWILYMNDFVPGDVGLLISWSITFVSGGNPFTVDLGPDLIVCAGDDITLSASNTAPNPSYLWQTGSVSSTLFIPDIVSSGAYNVTVTDASGCTGTDQVFITVNPAPSGNPVTLQGCESSPPGNAVFNFNTVTAVIGNGLPVTFFTDIGLTNPITNINMFNSPATTVYAVVTQAPCSSGPIPVTLLVSSADPNAFGMNIVQDALCGIGLAEVQFTLPSAGVYTYDYTLNCSNGNQTNSITTSSNPIFIAVSGNCTLNITSITSVSSGCVTNFNPPLSDNININTPPALSTSNVEICNGQTVNLINYAFSEPGATLTYHSALPPSSANLINTTTVSPTLTTNYYVQSALNGCSNVSVITVTVTPGGPTFTTSSNVCQNSPLINLSPFVTPPALTGSWSGTGVSGNVFNPAGLSGSITVEFDPDNSCYNPGTVTFNITPDQYLNLLTTDLCVSASTFDLNALEDPLVTAGSWNGPGVNNNFIDPSSLSGMVNITFTPANICISPVSTTVNILPSPVPSLQSNIIVCQGTSVNLNGYINNPGNQTVNLYNSLPANPANEIFNPIITINNTTTFYVKITDVNGCFGIAPLLITTTPGGTPNLANTILCQNQGTFNLNTLNDPLVGTGVWQGPNVTSNIINLTNQSGTINLTFIPDNSCFTSASTSIQVEVPQNPILGTQELCSASGNYNLLNLVDPNFTSGNWSGQGVNNNIFNPANLSGNILLTFDPNDFCVNDASTQISVITTQTPTLSASTICETTSEIDLNTLEDPVFSNGVWSGTGINGDVFQTSGLLGMNVVTFISSQNCVLPANTIINVTALQTPQLQPISICEAAQVIELYPYSDPLYPSGNWSGTGVVNGLFNPDGLSGNFQLTFTSSQDCTLPAVTSVSVLSSPVVSDINVICDQLTQTYTVSFSISGGENGTYTVNGNPATDVYVSESFASESDYNFNITDVNQCEIITIQGNKNCQCVTNAGTMNFTNSPLQACVSGTVTAGFNNDATNDDNDKVFFILHDNSGPSMGNILAESDIPEFSFPVEGVIGTTYYISAVTGDSLSSGSLNFGDPCLSVAAGVPVTFYEPLISLNSVNDFCVNECTEISIQLSGVSPFRFVTTLLNENSEIKKDTITVSTNLYQKSFCPSDFNGISGNNRFSIAEFSDRNCEGRSIVDEIQFLILPERRSNISQTLCAGESLLVNNNIYDESKPQGIEIIPTSISGQCDSVITINLSYLQPTTFELNQQLCITQSLNVNGNVYDNNNPSGTEIILAGNKVGCDSVIQVNLTFTDEIIVDLQQTLCIDESLTINGNVYDFNNPSGTEIIPSTDGIKCDSTVHISLSFKVPVTNDIDRVLCDGESIIINNKTYSQINPAGSEIISGGAVNGCDSVINVSLSFLAPVLAPFSDTLCEGESIILNGQMYDRNNPSGSFTLPNASISGCDSMVNINIYFYDVVTDTIILTIKRGETVTYNNVTFDENNQQGLTTQPDLTDTGCLQYRYVKIEIEQEFITALFNFESESCPGQNDGIITIQEIAGCRNYNITLNNIVVNDPTFPLSFTDLSPGIYVLNITSDFDCTYTETFVIAASASEDFIVKNEFIEAEKDKELILDPIISPTPTQIIWEPTDFLSCSDCLTPVFSSSQENIQYTLYLTNADGCVFTRTINVNLKEVLKEIIFPNIFSPNGDGRNDTWDILFTKNQQVSGLSVYDRWGNMVFNSVPTVDQTSINWDGKMADQFVLPGVYVYLVELKNTNGLTQFFSGDITIIR encoded by the coding sequence ATGGTAAGTACAAAATTTATTTGGCTCAATATTAGTTTTGTTTTGGCTTTTTCACAAATATTGTGTTCGCAAACCTTTAATGGATTGGGAAATGTAGTATTTCCTCCATCAGGGACTACCGGGATATCACAGTCACCTAATCAAGTATCAGGCGTAGGTGTGATTGGCGGTTGCACACTTATAGACAATGTTACCATCAATCTGAATCATACCTGGACAGGAGACATCGCCATATTGCTCATAGCTCCTGATGGAACTTTTATAGAATTATCGAGTGGAAATGGCGGTCCACAAGACAATTACACTAACACTGTTTTTACTGATTTTGCAACCATCAATATTGTAAATGGAGCACCTCCTTTTACCGGAAGTTTTAATCCGGAAGGCCGGCAAAACACTAACCTGAACCCTCCATATCCCAACGGCGGAACTCCCGGAACTTTTACATTTGCAAATACTTTCAATGGAGTAAATGCTGATGGCACCTGGATTCTGTATATGAATGATTTTGTGCCTGGTGATGTTGGACTTCTTATTAGTTGGTCTATAACTTTTGTCAGTGGCGGAAATCCATTCACTGTTGATCTGGGCCCGGATCTGATAGTTTGTGCAGGTGACGATATAACATTAAGTGCATCCAATACTGCTCCAAATCCCAGCTACTTATGGCAGACAGGAAGTGTGAGCTCCACTCTTTTTATACCTGATATCGTTTCTTCAGGAGCATATAACGTAACTGTAACAGATGCTTCCGGTTGCACAGGCACTGACCAGGTTTTTATAACTGTAAATCCTGCTCCGTCCGGAAATCCTGTAACGTTACAAGGTTGTGAATCATCACCACCCGGAAATGCCGTTTTTAATTTCAATACTGTAACTGCGGTCATAGGAAATGGATTGCCGGTCACTTTTTTTACAGATATCGGCCTTACTAATCCGATAACTAATATTAATATGTTCAACAGCCCGGCTACGACAGTGTATGCAGTGGTCACTCAAGCCCCCTGCAGCTCAGGGCCTATTCCTGTTACCTTATTAGTTTCCTCTGCTGATCCGAATGCTTTTGGTATGAATATCGTTCAGGATGCTCTCTGCGGTATAGGTTTAGCAGAAGTTCAGTTTACACTTCCTTCTGCAGGTGTTTATACTTATGACTACACTCTGAACTGTAGCAATGGCAATCAAACCAATTCAATTACTACATCTTCCAACCCGATTTTTATTGCGGTTTCCGGAAATTGCACGCTCAATATCACAAGCATTACAAGCGTTTCATCAGGCTGTGTAACCAATTTTAATCCTCCGCTCTCAGACAATATCAATATAAATACACCACCGGCTCTATCTACAAGCAATGTTGAAATATGCAACGGACAAACTGTCAATCTTATAAATTACGCTTTTTCCGAACCCGGTGCAACACTGACTTATCATTCTGCTTTGCCGCCAAGTAGTGCTAATCTCATCAATACAACAACGGTCTCTCCTACTCTGACCACCAATTATTATGTGCAATCGGCCCTGAACGGGTGTTCGAATGTTTCTGTAATTACTGTAACTGTTACTCCGGGTGGTCCTACATTCACGACATCATCAAATGTATGTCAAAATAGTCCGCTGATCAATCTGTCACCTTTTGTAACTCCGCCTGCACTTACTGGTAGCTGGAGCGGTACGGGCGTTTCAGGCAATGTCTTTAATCCCGCAGGGTTATCAGGAAGTATTACAGTTGAATTTGATCCTGATAATAGTTGTTACAATCCCGGCACTGTCACTTTCAACATAACTCCGGATCAGTATTTAAATTTATTAACTACAGATTTGTGTGTGTCGGCTTCTACTTTTGATCTGAATGCATTGGAAGATCCGCTCGTGACTGCCGGATCATGGAACGGCCCGGGTGTGAACAATAATTTTATTGATCCATCCAGCCTTTCGGGAATGGTCAATATAACCTTTACTCCTGCCAATATCTGTATTTCACCTGTCAGCACTACAGTGAACATTTTGCCGTCGCCTGTACCATCTTTACAAAGTAATATTATAGTTTGCCAGGGCACCTCTGTAAACCTGAATGGCTATATCAATAATCCCGGAAATCAGACTGTTAATTTATATAATTCCTTACCTGCCAATCCTGCAAATGAAATATTCAATCCTATAATAACCATCAATAATACGACGACATTTTATGTCAAAATCACTGATGTAAACGGATGTTTTGGCATTGCCCCATTACTTATCACCACCACTCCGGGAGGCACTCCTAATCTTGCCAATACTATACTTTGTCAGAATCAGGGTACATTTAATTTAAATACTTTAAACGATCCACTTGTCGGGACCGGAGTCTGGCAGGGGCCAAATGTAACATCAAATATCATTAACCTTACCAATCAGTCAGGAACGATTAATCTGACATTTATACCGGATAATAGTTGTTTCACATCAGCAAGTACTTCCATTCAGGTAGAAGTTCCGCAAAACCCAATATTGGGTACACAGGAGTTATGTTCTGCATCCGGCAATTACAACCTTCTCAATTTAGTTGACCCAAATTTTACATCAGGCAACTGGAGTGGACAAGGTGTGAATAACAACATTTTTAATCCTGCCAATTTATCAGGAAATATATTGCTTACTTTTGATCCTAATGATTTTTGTGTCAATGACGCTTCCACACAAATTTCAGTTATAACAACCCAAACTCCAACTCTCAGCGCATCCACCATATGCGAAACAACCAGTGAAATAGATCTGAACACACTGGAAGATCCGGTTTTCTCCAATGGTGTCTGGTCAGGAACAGGGATTAACGGAGATGTTTTTCAGACATCCGGACTTTTGGGAATGAATGTAGTTACTTTTATTTCATCGCAAAATTGTGTTTTACCCGCCAATACAATTATAAATGTTACAGCTTTACAAACGCCCCAACTTCAGCCCATTTCCATCTGTGAAGCGGCGCAGGTTATAGAATTATACCCATATTCGGATCCATTATACCCTTCCGGAAATTGGTCAGGTACCGGAGTAGTAAATGGATTGTTCAATCCTGATGGTCTCTCCGGCAATTTTCAACTTACGTTTACATCTTCTCAAGACTGTACCTTACCGGCTGTGACTTCAGTTTCGGTATTGTCTTCACCTGTAGTTTCAGATATCAACGTCATATGTGATCAACTTACACAGACATATACCGTTTCATTTAGTATTTCAGGTGGAGAAAACGGAACATATACAGTCAACGGAAATCCGGCAACAGATGTATATGTTTCCGAAAGTTTTGCTTCTGAATCTGACTATAATTTTAATATTACGGATGTAAACCAATGTGAAATAATTACGATTCAAGGTAATAAAAACTGTCAGTGTGTGACCAATGCAGGTACTATGAATTTTACAAATTCTCCACTTCAAGCCTGTGTGTCCGGGACTGTCACGGCAGGATTTAACAATGATGCAACCAATGATGACAATGATAAAGTGTTCTTTATTTTACATGACAATTCCGGTCCGTCCATGGGAAATATACTTGCTGAGTCTGATATTCCTGAATTTTCCTTTCCTGTAGAGGGTGTTATTGGCACCACTTATTACATTTCGGCAGTAACAGGAGATTCTCTTTCTTCAGGCAGTTTAAATTTTGGCGATCCTTGTCTCTCTGTGGCGGCAGGTGTTCCGGTTACATTTTATGAGCCTCTTATCTCCTTAAATTCAGTGAATGATTTTTGTGTGAATGAATGTACCGAGATAAGTATTCAATTGTCAGGCGTAAGCCCTTTTCGTTTTGTGACAACTTTGTTGAATGAAAATTCAGAGATTAAAAAAGACACAATCACTGTATCCACTAATTTGTATCAGAAAAGTTTTTGTCCATCAGATTTTAATGGAATCTCCGGTAATAACCGATTCAGTATAGCTGAATTTTCAGATCGCAATTGTGAAGGAAGATCCATTGTGGATGAAATACAATTTTTGATATTACCTGAAAGAAGGTCAAATATCTCGCAAACACTTTGTGCAGGTGAAAGTCTTTTAGTCAATAATAATATCTATGATGAATCTAAGCCACAAGGAATTGAAATCATTCCAACTTCCATATCAGGACAATGTGATTCGGTGATTACCATTAATCTCAGTTATTTACAACCCACTACTTTTGAACTGAATCAACAATTGTGTATCACGCAATCGCTCAATGTGAATGGCAATGTTTATGACAATAATAATCCTTCAGGTACTGAAATAATATTAGCAGGAAATAAAGTAGGATGCGATTCTGTTATTCAGGTAAATCTCACTTTTACAGATGAAATAATTGTTGATTTACAGCAAACACTTTGTATCGACGAATCATTGACTATCAATGGTAATGTCTATGATTTTAATAATCCGTCAGGAACGGAAATTATTCCTTCGACGGATGGCATCAAATGTGATTCAACCGTCCATATATCGCTTTCTTTCAAAGTGCCGGTTACAAATGATATCGACCGTGTTTTATGTGACGGCGAATCCATAATTATCAATAATAAAACTTATTCTCAAATCAATCCGGCAGGAAGCGAAATCATTTCGGGTGGTGCAGTCAATGGTTGTGATTCGGTTATCAATGTATCGCTTAGTTTTCTGGCTCCGGTTTTGGCACCGTTCTCTGACACATTGTGCGAAGGTGAAAGTATTATTCTTAACGGACAAATGTACGATCGCAATAATCCATCCGGAAGCTTTACACTGCCCAACGCATCCATTTCAGGATGTGACAGTATGGTGAATATTAATATTTATTTTTATGATGTTGTGACAGATACCATTATTTTAACTATCAAACGCGGGGAAACAGTCACTTATAATAATGTAACATTTGACGAAAACAATCAACAGGGACTCACAACCCAACCTGATCTTACAGATACAGGCTGTCTGCAATACCGATATGTTAAAATTGAAATCGAACAGGAATTTATAACGGCATTGTTCAATTTTGAATCCGAATCATGCCCGGGTCAAAATGATGGAATCATTACCATTCAGGAGATAGCAGGTTGCCGCAATTACAACATTACACTCAATAACATAGTTGTCAATGATCCCACTTTCCCACTTTCATTTACGGATTTGTCACCCGGAATTTACGTTCTGAATATAACCAGTGATTTTGATTGTACTTATACAGAAACATTTGTCATTGCAGCTTCTGCATCAGAAGATTTTATTGTAAAAAATGAATTTATTGAAGCTGAAAAAGATAAAGAATTGATTCTGGATCCGATTATCAGCCCGACGCCAACGCAAATCATCTGGGAGCCGACAGACTTCCTAAGTTGTTCAGATTGTCTGACACCCGTATTTTCATCCTCTCAGGAAAATATTCAGTACACCTTATACCTCACAAATGCAGATGGCTGTGTTTTTACCCGGACCATAAATGTAAATTTGAAGGAAGTGCTCAAAGAAATTATATTTCCGAATATTTTCTCACCGAACGGGGATGGAAGAAATGATACCTGGGATATACTGTTTACTAAAAATCAACAGGTGTCGGGACTATCGGTTTATGACAGGTGGGGAAATATGGTTTTTAACTCCGTTCCGACCGTTGATCAGACTTCCATCAATTGGGACGGAAAAATGGCTGATCAGTTTGTATTGCCGGGAGTGTATGTTTATCTGGTGGAATTAAAGAATACCAATGGTCTAACCCAATTTTTTTCAGGTGATATAACCATTATCAGGTAG
- a CDS encoding CHAT domain-containing protein — protein MAFIKLKGKELKVEKSQDLGHFKLSKSYTLKLDRSSGEDLEAEVNDTDIAQIIFEDNVEWIGNVQDVNEIFAQTFKRSNDSNKIIIPSAIHSGNVRSGLNFSPVKLFNLFVKPEDIAKNIALIADKKIMPDPGLYVVDRNFNLNPYTENSLNKEKTLLLLHGTISDTNGSFGGLKRDLWTEIYDNYDIVLTLQHYTLSISPLQNALDVLELLPKETKLDILSHSRGGLIADILARCDWRNDNIGFTDDESELLSKQKEIVQKIITKADDKKVEIGKVIRVACPAGGTTLLSSRLDHFLNAILNAVGLAFGSKSNYVYDVVREFLMSVIAQKSNVESIPGLWSMVPESEFQRVNNNRRFVVKSRLYVIAGDGKIGGSFSNTLKVILSNLFYLAENDFVVNTKSMKRGLSRESGVYLYTSKDNKTSHFNYFENENSRNIIKLALNSSFDNRGNIFKLITSSQMDRGVDLSFGFNPYFKNKISGHKPIVILLPGIMGSTLKEDDEIWLNFLEIGRGNFVNKLNHDFPSISTSGLLEKYYKQLGEYLSPSYDVFTFPFDWRKTISETGKELQNALNGFEQYSQPIKIIAHSMGGLVVRQMMLENREWWISFQRLHNVRLLLLGTPWHGSHLILEVLTGHSRRVKQIALLDMKHSKKKILDVISEFPGIYELLPINHQAFEKKEFWENIQDVVGKENMTLPNQRLLENFGKYKKSIAELNTDQIDIAFDNIYYIAGKGETVCDYTIKNSFFKGDYLSYLTTQRGDGSVTWELGIPTGMNKKNIYYCNTIHGNLANDPEIFRAITDILENGTTFRLPQEPPAVRSSDILYEKTEYDFFDSDYDSVFDNLMNDSDKVKADVQYQHSINVSILNGDLKFGKFPVMVGHFLNDGIYSAEKVLDRYLNSKLSERHRLGFYPGEIGESEVTYHKSSQPKGALIVGMGKQGELTPYLLSNSIEKAVIKYAFFFRDNYEDIEIKKKGCGITTVFIGSSFAGLKLSESINAILTGVNNANIKIKALDNGLMPVMDIQFVDHFEDVAQQSFKILKDIEGNSSHLQIKVTKFESGNGSRRRIQVNDNASWWHTFTAVSKFKNDGDRYLNRIPIGLAYSSSGGKARVEQNDIQSDLKIVEYLSKEFSHTEVWDKKLAKTMFELLVPNDFKSVIRNQSNIIWKMDEYAAQFPWEMFHDFNFGYEPTFINTGLIRQLYADNYRVNPVIVDAPSAIVIGDPDYSGSNFGQLPGAAAEAASVHNILVENGFDSLPLIYRNNASEIIKELYSADFKVMHFAAHGVYDNENVGIVLGPETFLTPGTLEQLSAIPEFIFVNCCFSGSTFALNENFYKERSKLASNIGTQLIRMGVKAVVVTGWAVNDSAAKVFADELYRCLLSGHEFGISVRKARRKCYDDYPNSSTWGAYQCYGDHYYKLVNKNPDSQSQETYIMESQVEVDLDNVLSRIRGQKVNIAATLKSVDRIHKDAVNSGMNTASISEKYAFIFAELGQYDKAIDILEELKEVEEAGFSVAALEQYCSLRSKQIVKHFRNDQNYPSISDVINDLKIIKFIGETSERLALIGSAYKRAAVINAKKIQSRNKYLNQMRINFYEAWEKRMNGEFIKTVYPLTNYILATLFLRGPAESEKEFGEKLIYPGLGQYRTYFKDQKKKIENSSADKSVFFNATALTKILLCEYLFESDVDQAKKIYQELWDSMLNAIRDYGNIKNINGEVEHLDFIMDMLSDQTKINELRRLKLELETFLTYGE, from the coding sequence ATGGCATTTATTAAACTCAAAGGGAAAGAACTTAAAGTCGAAAAGAGTCAGGATTTGGGGCATTTTAAGTTATCCAAATCATACACTCTCAAACTTGACAGGTCATCTGGAGAGGATCTGGAAGCGGAAGTAAATGATACGGATATAGCACAAATTATATTTGAAGATAATGTAGAGTGGATAGGTAATGTGCAGGATGTTAACGAAATATTTGCTCAGACTTTTAAAAGAAGTAATGATTCGAATAAAATAATTATACCTTCGGCCATCCATTCAGGAAATGTAAGATCTGGACTAAATTTTTCTCCGGTTAAGCTATTTAATTTATTTGTAAAGCCAGAAGATATAGCAAAAAATATTGCGTTAATTGCTGATAAGAAGATAATGCCGGATCCTGGTCTATATGTTGTGGATAGAAATTTCAATTTGAATCCATATACTGAAAACTCTTTAAATAAAGAAAAAACGTTGTTATTGTTGCATGGGACAATTTCTGATACAAATGGGTCATTCGGAGGCTTGAAACGGGATTTATGGACAGAAATTTATGACAATTATGATATTGTTTTGACGCTACAGCACTATACATTATCCATTTCCCCTTTGCAGAATGCACTGGATGTTCTTGAATTACTTCCAAAAGAAACAAAATTAGATATTCTGAGTCACTCACGTGGTGGTCTCATAGCTGATATTTTAGCACGTTGTGACTGGCGAAATGATAATATTGGATTTACAGATGATGAATCAGAATTACTTTCTAAACAGAAAGAGATTGTCCAAAAAATTATTACGAAAGCTGATGATAAAAAAGTTGAAATTGGAAAAGTGATAAGAGTTGCATGTCCTGCTGGAGGCACTACATTGCTCAGTTCAAGATTGGATCACTTTTTAAATGCTATACTCAATGCTGTAGGATTGGCATTTGGCTCAAAGTCTAACTATGTATATGATGTGGTCAGAGAATTTTTGATGTCTGTAATAGCTCAAAAATCAAACGTTGAATCTATACCGGGATTGTGGTCTATGGTACCTGAATCAGAATTTCAAAGAGTCAACAATAATCGAAGATTTGTAGTAAAATCCAGACTATATGTTATCGCAGGAGATGGTAAAATCGGTGGGTCATTTTCTAATACTTTGAAAGTAATTCTTTCAAATCTGTTTTATCTTGCGGAGAATGATTTTGTAGTAAATACCAAGTCAATGAAACGAGGACTCAGCAGAGAATCAGGTGTTTATTTATATACATCAAAAGATAACAAAACATCACACTTTAATTATTTTGAAAATGAAAACAGCAGGAACATTATAAAACTGGCTTTGAATTCTTCGTTTGATAATCGCGGCAATATCTTTAAGTTAATCACATCATCTCAAATGGACAGAGGTGTGGATTTAAGTTTTGGATTTAATCCTTATTTTAAAAACAAAATTTCAGGACACAAACCCATTGTAATTTTATTGCCTGGTATTATGGGTTCTACTTTGAAGGAAGATGATGAGATTTGGTTGAATTTTTTAGAGATTGGAAGAGGTAATTTTGTCAATAAACTAAATCATGATTTCCCTTCCATATCAACATCAGGATTATTGGAAAAATATTATAAACAATTAGGAGAGTATTTAAGCCCCTCATATGATGTGTTTACTTTTCCGTTCGATTGGCGAAAAACTATTTCCGAGACTGGAAAAGAATTGCAAAATGCGTTAAATGGCTTTGAACAATATAGCCAACCCATAAAAATCATTGCACATTCTATGGGCGGGTTGGTGGTACGTCAAATGATGTTGGAAAATAGGGAATGGTGGATTAGTTTCCAGAGATTGCATAATGTTAGATTATTATTACTGGGGACGCCCTGGCATGGATCACATTTGATATTGGAGGTTTTGACAGGCCACTCACGAAGGGTAAAACAGATTGCTCTTTTGGACATGAAACATTCGAAGAAAAAAATCTTGGATGTAATCTCAGAGTTTCCGGGTATTTATGAGTTGTTGCCTATAAACCATCAGGCATTTGAAAAAAAAGAATTTTGGGAAAATATTCAAGATGTGGTAGGTAAGGAAAATATGACCTTACCGAACCAAAGACTTCTGGAAAATTTTGGGAAATATAAAAAATCAATTGCAGAACTTAATACCGATCAAATAGATATAGCATTTGATAATATCTATTATATCGCAGGAAAAGGTGAGACGGTATGTGATTACACAATAAAGAATTCATTTTTCAAGGGTGATTACCTGAGTTATCTTACCACACAGAGAGGAGATGGCAGTGTAACTTGGGAATTAGGAATACCAACCGGTATGAACAAAAAAAATATTTATTATTGCAATACAATTCACGGAAATCTCGCCAACGATCCAGAAATTTTCAGAGCCATAACGGATATTTTGGAAAATGGAACAACATTTCGTTTGCCACAGGAACCTCCGGCAGTTAGATCTTCAGATATTTTGTATGAGAAGACAGAGTATGACTTTTTTGATTCAGATTATGATAGCGTTTTTGATAATTTGATGAATGATTCAGATAAAGTAAAAGCTGATGTACAATATCAACATTCGATTAATGTTTCTATTCTTAACGGGGATCTGAAGTTTGGGAAATTTCCTGTAATGGTAGGTCATTTTCTGAATGACGGAATCTATAGTGCAGAAAAAGTGCTGGATCGATACTTAAATTCAAAATTATCGGAAAGACACAGACTTGGTTTTTATCCCGGTGAAATTGGGGAAAGCGAAGTTACATATCATAAATCATCGCAGCCTAAAGGAGCTTTAATAGTAGGTATGGGCAAACAAGGTGAATTGACTCCTTATTTATTAAGCAATAGTATTGAAAAGGCAGTTATAAAATATGCATTCTTTTTCAGAGATAATTACGAAGACATTGAAATCAAAAAGAAAGGATGCGGTATTACAACTGTATTTATAGGTAGTTCATTTGCGGGGCTGAAATTGTCAGAAAGTATTAATGCAATACTAACAGGAGTCAACAATGCAAACATAAAAATCAAAGCTTTAGACAATGGCTTAATGCCTGTCATGGATATTCAGTTTGTAGACCATTTTGAGGATGTAGCACAACAGAGCTTCAAAATATTAAAAGATATCGAAGGAAACAGTTCTCATCTGCAAATCAAAGTGACTAAGTTTGAATCCGGCAATGGAAGTAGAAGACGAATACAGGTCAATGATAATGCAAGTTGGTGGCACACTTTTACCGCTGTTAGTAAATTTAAAAATGATGGGGATAGATACCTAAACCGAATACCAATTGGATTGGCTTACAGTTCATCAGGTGGAAAAGCCAGAGTTGAACAAAATGATATACAATCAGATCTGAAGATAGTGGAATATCTGTCGAAAGAATTTTCTCATACAGAAGTCTGGGATAAAAAATTGGCCAAAACCATGTTTGAATTATTAGTTCCAAATGACTTTAAAAGTGTAATCCGTAATCAGAGCAACATCATCTGGAAAATGGATGAATATGCTGCTCAGTTTCCATGGGAAATGTTTCACGACTTCAATTTTGGTTATGAACCTACATTCATCAATACCGGGCTTATCAGACAATTATATGCAGATAATTACAGAGTAAATCCTGTGATTGTAGATGCACCTTCTGCTATAGTAATAGGGGATCCGGATTATTCAGGCAGTAACTTTGGGCAGTTGCCCGGTGCCGCTGCAGAAGCAGCTTCAGTTCATAATATTTTAGTTGAAAATGGTTTTGATTCACTTCCTTTGATATACAGAAATAATGCATCAGAAATAATAAAAGAACTATATTCTGCGGATTTCAAAGTAATGCATTTTGCAGCTCATGGGGTGTATGACAACGAAAATGTGGGTATTGTCCTTGGACCTGAAACATTTCTTACACCGGGCACATTAGAACAGTTGTCAGCTATTCCTGAGTTCATTTTTGTAAATTGTTGTTTTTCGGGAAGTACATTTGCCTTGAATGAAAATTTTTATAAAGAACGTAGTAAGCTGGCTTCAAATATTGGAACTCAACTGATCCGAATGGGTGTCAAAGCCGTTGTAGTCACAGGATGGGCGGTAAATGACAGTGCGGCTAAAGTTTTTGCAGATGAACTTTACAGATGTTTATTGAGCGGACACGAATTTGGGATTTCAGTTAGAAAGGCACGAAGGAAATGTTATGATGATTACCCTAACTCCAGTACATGGGGTGCTTATCAATGTTATGGAGACCATTATTACAAACTGGTAAATAAAAATCCGGATTCTCAAAGTCAGGAAACATATATTATGGAGAGTCAGGTAGAAGTGGATCTTGATAATGTTTTGTCCAGAATTAGAGGTCAAAAGGTAAATATTGCGGCAACACTCAAGAGCGTTGACAGAATACATAAAGACGCTGTAAATTCAGGAATGAACACAGCTTCCATATCTGAAAAGTATGCTTTTATTTTTGCAGAACTGGGCCAGTATGACAAAGCGATAGACATTCTTGAAGAATTAAAGGAAGTAGAAGAAGCTGGTTTTTCAGTTGCAGCTCTTGAACAATATTGCAGTCTGAGGTCCAAGCAAATCGTAAAACATTTTAGAAACGATCAAAATTATCCTTCTATTTCGGACGTCATTAATGATTTGAAAATTATAAAGTTTATCGGAGAAACTTCAGAAAGACTTGCTCTCATTGGTTCTGCATATAAAAGAGCAGCAGTAATTAATGCAAAAAAAATTCAGAGTAGGAACAAATATCTGAATCAGATGCGTATAAATTTTTACGAAGCATGGGAGAAAAGAATGAATGGAGAATTTATTAAAACAGTGTATCCTCTCACAAATTACATTCTTGCAACTTTATTCTTGAGAGGACCGGCAGAATCAGAAAAGGAGTTTGGGGAAAAACTGATTTATCCTGGTTTGGGACAATATCGTACATATTTTAAGGATCAGAAGAAAAAAATTGAAAACAGTTCCGCTGATAAATCAGTATTTTTTAACGCCACTGCCCTTACCAAAATATTGCTTTGTGAATATTTGTTTGAAAGTGATGTTGACCAAGCCAAAAAAATATATCAGGAACTCTGGGATAGCATGTTGAACGCCATAAGGGATTATGGAAATATTAAAAATATAAATGGTGAAGTAGAGCACCTTGATTTTATTATGGACATGTTATCTGATCAGACTAAAATCAATGAACTCAGAAGACTCAAATTGGAGTTGGAAACATTTCTCACTTATGGCGAATAA